Part of the Pseudomonas chlororaphis genome, ATCCGGGCTTTCATCATTACACCTCGAGTCAGGTAAACAGTCGTGCAGGTAAGACGGTTTCGCCGGCAAAAAGTGCCGAGGCCAGCCGCGTATATTCCAGCGTGGGCGAGCATACGCAAATGCCACGGCGGCGTGTCAAAAAACGACGCCTGCGCCACAACGATTGAGCCAAGCAGCTGATCAGTGCATTGTTGAAGTCTGTTCGACAAGAGGCCGGGTCATGACAAAACGTGTCGCATTGGTACTGGGATCGGGCGGCGCCCGGGGCTATGCCCATATCGGGGTGATCGAAGAAATCGAACGACGTGGCTACGACATTGCCTGCATCGCCGGTTGTTCGATGGGCGCGGTGGTCGGCGGGATCTATGCCGCCGGCAAGCTCAAGGATTACCGCCACTGGATTGAAAGCCTCGACTACCTGGATGTCCTGCGGCTGGTGGACGTGAGCTTTCGCCTGGGAGCGATTCGCGGCGAGAAAGTCTTCGGCCAGATCCGCAAGATCGTCGGCGAACTCAACATCGAAGACCTGCGCATTCCCTACACCGCCGTCGCCACCGACCTGACCAACCAGCAGGAAATCTGGTTCCAGGAAGGCTGCCTGCATCAGGCGATGCGTGCCTCGGCGGCCATCCCCAGTCTGTTCACCCCGGTGATGCAAGGCAACCGCATGCTGGTGGACGGTGGCCTGCTCAACCCGCTGCCGATCGTGCCGGTAGTCTCGAGCCATTGCGACCTGATCATCGCGGTCAACCTCAACGCCACCAACCAGAAGCAGTACAAGCTCCCGGTCATCCAGCGACCCGCCGCGTTCCGGCGACGCTTCGACACCCTCGTCAGCTCGCTGGGTTCGCGCCTGCCGTTTCGCCGCAAGCAGGCCGAGCAACTGTTGCTGTTGGAACAGGAGGCGCTGAAGGCCGAGGCGGCCGAGATCAATCCCTGGCTGGAATCGGCGGAACCCGAAGGCCAGCAACCGGCCGCGGCGCCCGAGGCCGAAGGCGCGCCGAAATCCGCCACGGGTTCGTTCATCATCGACAACGTCGGTCCCGCCTCGTTGCTGGATTTGATCAACCAGAGTTTCGAGGTGATGCAGACGTCATTGGCCCAGTACAAGATTGCCGGTTATCCGCCAGATGTACTGATCAACGTGCCGAAGCGGGTGTGCCGTTTCTTCGAGTTCTACAAGGCCCCGGAGCTGATCGCGCTGGGGCGGGAGATTGCCAGCGACACGCTGGATCGGTATGAGAATGAGCAGAAATAGACATGATCATCGCCACGCTCTGGTGGCGAGGGGATTTATCCCCGCTGGGGCGCCAAGCGCCTCCCTTCAATCGTTCTGCCCCACTCCAAGGCCTGGTTTGGGGCTGCTTCGCAGCCCAGCGGGGATAAATCCCCTCGCCACAACGTCGTTTGACTGAAGCCCGATGGGTTAAGGCCCACCCTCCCCCAACAACCGATACCCCACCCCCGCCTCGGTCGCGATGAAGCGAGGCCGGGTCGGGTCGTCGGCCAGTTTCTGGCGCAGGTGACCGACCACGATCCGCAGGTAATGGCTGTCTTCGACATGGGTCGGGCCCCAGATGTCCTTGAGCAGTTGCTGCTGGGTGATGACCCGCCCCGGGTGCCGCGCCAACTGCGCCAGCACCGCATATTCCTTGCGGGTCAGGGCCACCTCGGCGCCATCCAGCAACACCCGTCGGTAGGCCAGGTCCACCGTCAGCGGGCCGAATCGCAGCGCCGCTTCCTCAGGCGCCCCGGCCGGGGCCTGGCGCAACAGGGCGCGGATGCGGGCGAGGAATTCCTGGATCCCGAACGGCTTGGTCACGTAATCATTGGCGCCGTTGTCCAGCGCTTCGACCTTCTGCGCTTCGCTGGCCCGCACCGAGAGCACCATTACCGGCACCGTCGACCATTGGCGCAACTCACGCAGCACCTGCTGGCCGTCCATGTCCGGCAACCCCAGGTCGAGCACCAGCAAATCGGGCTTGTTCAGCGCCGCCTGGGCAAGCCCTTGCGCCCCCGTGCCGGCCTCCAGCACCTTGTAGCCTTGGGAGGCCAGGCTGATACGCAAGAACTTGCGGATCTGCGGTTCGTCATCGATGACCAAGAGGGTCGCGGTCTGGTTCATGGGGCTCGTTCAACGCTGGGTGGGTAGCAAGCGGCAAGCATATCGCAGGGCCGCTCAGGCTTCATCGTCCAGGCCCGGTTGCGTCTGCAACGGCAGGTGCAAAGTGATGCAGGTGCCGCGCCCGTCCAGGCCATCACCCACGCTGATGCGCCCACCATGGGCGCCGACCATGCCCTGACAGATCGCCAACCCCAGCCCGGTGCCCTGCCCGCCGCGGTCGCCACGGGCAGCGGTGTAGAACATGTCGAAAATCTTCTCCCGCTCCTCTTCGGGAATGCCCGGCCCTTCATCGGCGACGGCAAAGAACACCTCGCTGTCCGTCGCCCCGGCACTCAACCGGAGCCGCCCATGGGCCGGCGAGAAACGCGCAGCGTTCTCCAGCACGTTCACCAGCGCCTGCTCGATCAGCGCCGCATGGACGTACAGCAACGGCAGTTCAGGCGAGGCTTCAACCGCGAGCGCCAGGGGCGCCAACACCGCGCGCAGGCGGTTCAGGGCACTGCCGACGATATCGGCCGGCGACACCCAATCGCGCGCCAGTTTCAGCGCGCCGTGCCCCAGGCGGGTCATATCCAGCAGGTTCTGGATATAGCGGTCCAGTCGTTCGGCCTCATCGCGCGTCCCTTCGAGCAATTCGCGGCGGTCCTCCAGCGGGATCGCCTCGCCCAGCGCCAGCAGGCTGTCGATGCTGCCGCGCATGGCGGTCAGCGGTGTGCGCAAATCATGGGACACCGACGCCAGCAAGGCACTGCGCAACTGTTCGGTTTCCCCGTGCAGGCGCGCCGCTTCCAGGTCCTGGGCCAATTGTGCCCGGGCCAGCGCCTGGGCCAATGGCTGGCTGAGGGCCGCCAGTAAACGGCGGCGCTGGCCACTGAGCTGCGCGCCTTCCATCGGACACACACCCAGCAAGGCCAGCGGGCCGCCCTCTGCCGACAGCGGCCACCACCACCAGCGTCCGGATGGCAACGTCCCGGTGCCGGCGCCGGCCGGTTGATCGTGCTGCCAGGACCAATCGGCGGCCGCGCGTTCGGCTTCGGTGAACGTCAGCGGTTCGCCGCTCTCGACCTTCCAGTGACCTTGGCCGTCGCGGTTGAGCAGGCACAGTTGCAAGTCGTGCCCGCCACCGAGGTGCTGCGTGGCGGCGCTGATGACGGCCTGGCGATCGGTAGCGGCGGTGAGCTTGCGCGACAGGTCGAGCAGTTCACTGGTTTCCTGCTGGGTGTCGCGCAGCGCCTGCAACTGGCGACGCTGGCGGGCGGCCAGGTTGCCGGTCAACGCGGCCATCAAGAGAAAGAACACCAGGGTCAGCACATCTTCTTCGCGCTGGATGGTGAGGGAAAAATTGGGCGGGATGAACAGGAAGTCGTAGGCCAGGAACGATAGCGCCGCGCAAGCCAGCGCCGGGCCGAGGCTGCTGCGCACGGCCACCAGCAACACCGCCATCAGGAACACCAGGGAAATATTGGGCAACGCCAACACCCCCGAGATCCCCCAAGCCAGGGCACTGGCCATGACTGTCGCGACCAATGCCAGCGCGTAATCGAAGCCGGTCTGCACGCGGCTTGAACGCACACGAGCCGGGCGCGGTTGTTCGTCGCCGTCCAGCACGTTGATTTCCAGGCCTCGGGCATCGCGCAGCAGCCGTGAGGCCAGGCCACCGCCCAGCCAACGTCGACGCAGACGGGGGCTGGACTGGCCCACCAGCAACAGTGTGGCGCGACGTTCGCTGGCATGCTGGATCAGTGTCCGAGCCACCTCCGCGGCCCGCAGCAACACCACTTCGCCACCCAGGCGTTCGGCCAGTTGCTGAGCATTCTGCAAGCGCTGGCGCGAGGCTTCGTCGTGGACACTGCCGTTGTCCACGTGCACCAGGCTCCATGGCAAATGCCGCCGCTGGGCGACGCGACTGGCGTGGCGTACCAGACGCTCCGCCTGGAGGTCACCGTCCACGCCCACCAGCAATCGCCCGCGTACCGCCGGAGCGGCCTGGCCCAGTTGCCGATAGCCCTGGGCCAGATCGTTATCGACCTGGGCAGCGGCGGTCTGCATGGCCAGCTCGCGCAAGGCGGTCAGGTTGGTCTGGGTGAAGAAGGCGTCGATGGCCGCGCGAGCCTGTTCCGGTACGTAGACCTTGCCATCGCGCAGGCGCTCCAGCAGCTCGCGCGGCGGCAGGTCGATCAGCAGCAACTCGTCGGCCTCCTGCAGGACCCAGTCCGGCAGCGTCTCGCGCACCTGCACGCCCGTGATGCCGCGCACCTGGTCGTTGAGGCTTTCCAGGTGCTGGACGTTGACGGCGGTGTAGACATCGATACCGGCGGCGAGCAGGTCCTGGATGTCTTGCCAGCGCTTGAGGTGGCGGCTGCCCGGGGCGTTGCTGTGGGCCAGCTCATCCACCAGGGCCAGGGCCGGCCGGGCCGCGAGCAGACCGTCGAGGTCCATCTCCTCGAGCATCACGCCGCGATACTCCGAACGCACCAGCGGCTGCTGCGGCAGGCCGCCCAACAGCGCTTCGGTTTCACTGCGTCCGTGGGTCTCGACCACACCGGCAATCACCTTCACGCCCTGGCGCAGTTGGGTGTGGGCCGCTTGCAGCATGGCGTAGGTCTTGCCGACGCCGGGCGCCGCGCCAAGAAAGACCTTGAGCCGGCCACGGCCGTTGCGCGGTAGATGGGCTAACAGTGCGTCGGCGCGGCCGGAATCGCTCATGTTGGGGGTCTCGTTCAGGCATTAATCAAGCCCTTGTGAGAGCGAGCTTGCTGGCGATGGCGGTGGGACAGTCGCCACTCAGGCCGACTGATACAAAGCCATCGCGAGCAAGCTCGCTCCCACAGGGTTTACAGCTTTTGCAGCGCCAGGTTCAGCGCCAGGACATTCACCACCGGCGGCCCCACCAGGGGTTGCTCGACATGGGCATCGAGCAGTTGCTCCAGCGTCGAGACCGGCAGGTTGCGCGCCGCAGCGACACGCGCCAGTTGATAGGCAATTGCGCTCGGTGGCAAGTGCGGGTCCAAGCCACTGCCGGAGGTGGTCAGCAGCGCCAGCGGCACTGGGCCTGCGCCGGGCACCTGCAACTTCTCGGCGTCGGCGATCACTCGTGCCGCCAGGGCCGGATTGCTGGGCGACAGATTGCTCGCGCCACTGGCGACCGTGGCGAAGGCCGCGGCCGATGGCCGTGGATGAAACCAGGCATCGCCCGTGAAGTCCTGGGCGATCAACAACGAGCCGCGGACCTTGCCCTCGGCATCCCTCACCAGGCTGCCGTTGGCCTGGGCGGGAAACGCGACTTGCGCCACGCCCGTGACCACCAGTGGGTAAGCGACACCGGTGACCAGGGTCATCAGCAGAATCAGGCTCAGGGCCGGGCGTATCAGAGTGGACATTTCAAACTCCTCGAATCAGAACACACAGGTGTGGCGAGGGCGCCTGCCAGAAGTGCAGTCACCTCAAACCAGCCTCAACGCCGTCAACGCCATGTCGATCAGCTTGATCCCCACGAACGGCACCACGATCCCACCCAGGCCATAGATCAGCAGGTTGCGCCGCAACAAGGCCGCCGCGTTCGCCGCTTGCACCCGTACGCCGCGCAAGGCCAGGGGGATCAGCACCACGATGATCAGGGCGTTGAAGACAATGGCCGACACAATCGCGCTTTGCGGGCTGCTCAGGTGCATCACGTTCAACACGCCGAGCTGTGGATAAATCGAGGCGAACAGCGCCGGCAGGATCGCGAAATACTTGGCGATGTCGTTGGCGATGGAGAACGTCGTCAGCGCACCACGGGTCACCAGCAATTCCTTGCCGATCTGCACCACGTCCAGCAACTTGGTCGGGTCGCTGTCGAGGTCGACCATGTTGGCCGCTTCCCGCGCCGCCTGGGTGCCGTCGTTCATGGCCATGCCGACATCGGCCTGGGCCAGGGCCGGGGCGTCGTTGGCACCGTCGCCGCACATCGCCACCAGCCGACCGTCATTCTGCTCATGGCGGATGCGCGCCAGTTTTTTCTCCGGCGTGGCCTCGGCCAGCACGTCGTCGACGCCTGCCTCTGCGGCAATCGCGGCGGCGGTCAGCGGGTTGTCCCCCGTCACCATCACCGTGCGGATGCCCAACTTGCGCAACTCGGCGAAGCGTTCGCGAATGCCTGGCTTGACCACGTCCTTGAGATGAATGACACCCAGCAGCTTGCCGTCCATGCACACCAACAACGGCGTGCCACCGCTCTGAGCGATTTTGTCGACTTCCCGGGCCAATGCCGCCGGCAACTCGCTGCGTGGCATACCGATGAAATCCAGCAGCGAATCCACGGCGCCCTTTCGATAAATGCGCCCTTGGTAATCGCCCCCGGACAAGCGCGTTTCGGCGCTGAACGGCACGGCGGTCAGCGACTCGAGGCCAGGTTCGGGCAGCGGATGCAGGCCTCGCAGATACTCGACGATAGACTTGCCTTCGGCCGTATCGTCGGCCAGCGAGGCAAACAGCGTACCTTCGGCCAACTCCCTGGCGCTCACCCCAGGGGCGGCATGCACCGCGGCACAGCGTCGGTTGCCAAAGGTGATGGTGCCGGTCTTGTCCAGCATCAGCACATGCACGTCCCCCGCCGCCTCCACCGCGCGACCGGACTTGGCGATCACGTTCAAGCGCACCAGCCGATCCATGCCGGCGATGCCGATGGCCGACAGCAGCCCACCGATGGTGGTGGGAATCAGGGTGACCAACAGTGCCACCAGGAACACCAGCGGCAGGCTGCCGTTGGCGAAATGGGCGAAGGGTTGCAGCGTCACCACCACCAGCAGGAAGATCAACGTCAGGCCAATCAGCAGGATGTCCAGTGCCACTTCGTTCGGGGTTTTCTGGCGCTTGGCTCCCTCCACCAGGGCGATCATGCGGTCCAGGGTGGACTCGCCAGGGTTGCTGGTAATGCGCACCAGCAACCAGTCGGAGACCAGCCGAGTGTTGCCGGTGACCGCCGAACGATCGCCGCCGGACTCGCGGATCACCGGCGCCGACTCACCCGTGATCGCCGCCTCGTTGACGGCAGCGATGCCTTCGATCACCTCGCCGTCCCCGGGAATCATCTCCCCGGCCGCGACACGCACCACGTCGCCCTTGCGCAGACGGGTAGCGGGCACCACTTCAAATCCGTTGGCGGTCTGGCGCCGTGCGCTCAGGCCTTCGCTGCCGGCCTTGAGGCTGTCGGCCCGCGCCTTGCCGCGCCCCTCGGCCAAGGCTTCGGCGAAGTTGGCGAACAGTACGGTGAACCACAGCCACAGAGCGATCTGCACGGCGACGAACGTCGGCACCGCCGTGTCGGGAACGAAGCACAGCACAGTGGTGAGGATAGCGGTCAGTTCCACCACCAGCATCACCGGGGCCCGGTGCAACTGGCGTGGGTCGAGCTTGACGAACGCTTGCACCAGCGCTGGCCGCCACAAGGACGAGAAGTTGGTTTTCAGGGGGTCCGACGTCTTGGCGACGACGGCTTTGCTCATCGGCATATTCATCATCAATTCCTCAGAAGCCCATGCTCAGGTGTTCGGCGATCGGCCCCAAGGCCAGGGTCGGCAGGAAGGTCAGGCCGCCCACCAGCAGAATCGTCACGGTCAACAAAGTGACGAACAGCGGGCCGTGGGTGGGGAAGCTGTTCTGCCCGATCGGCGCGGTTTTCTTCAGTGCCAGGCTACCGGCCAACGCCAGCACCGGCAGGATGTAGCCGAAACGACCGATCAACATGCCCAGGCCCAGCATCAGGTTGTGGAAAGGGGTATTGGCGCTGAACCCACCAAAGGCCGAGCCGTTGTTCGCCCCCGCCGAGGTGTAGGCGTACAGCAACTGGCTGAAACCGTGGGCACCCGGGTTGCTCACCGCGGCTGCCGGCCCGGGCAGGCTTGCGGCGATGGCGCCCAGCACCAGCACACTCACCGGCATCACCAGCAGGGTGACCACCAGCAACTGAACTTCCCGGGCGCCGAGCTTCTTGCCCAGGTATTCCGGTGTGCGGCCGATCATCAACCCGGACAGGAACACCGCGATCAGCACGTTCAGCAACATGCCGTAGAGCCCTGCGCCGACACCGCCGAAAATCACCTCGCCGACCATCATGTTCACCAGCGCAACCATGCCGCTCAGCGGGTTGAGGCTGTCGTGCATGCCGTTGACCGAGCCATTGGAGGCCGCCGTGGTAGTCACCGACCAGAGCACCGTCGCGGTGGTCCCGAAGCGCGCTTCCTTGCCTTCCAGCGACGCGGTTTGTTCGACGGCGGGGTTGTTCAAGGTCGGGTTGGGCTGGTACTCGGCCCACAGCGACGTGGCACCACCGATCAGAAACAGCACCAGCATGCAGGCGATGATTGCCCGGCTCTGGCGCAGGTCCTTGACGTAATGGCCGAAGGTGAACACCAGCGCGGCAGGAATCAGGATGATCGACGCGAGCTCGAACAGGTTGCTCCAGGCCGTCGGGTTCTCGAACGGGTGCGCCGAGTTGACGCCGAAGAACCCACCACCGTTGGTGCCCAATTGCTTGATCGCAATCTGGCTGGCCGCCGGCCCCAGCGGGATCACCTGATCGGCGCCCTGCAGGGTCATCCCATGCACATAGTGAGCGAAGGTCTGCGGCACGCCCTGCCACACCAGGAAGAGCGCCAACAGCAGGCACAACGGCAACAGCCCGTAAAGGGTGGCGCGGGTCATGTCGACCCAGAAGTTGCCCAGCGTCGCGGCGGACTTGCGCCCGATCCCGCGACACAACGCTACCAGCACCGCCAGGCCGGTGGCGGCGCTGACAAAGTTCTGCACCGTCAGGCCGACCATCTGGCTCAGGTAGCTCACCGACGCCTCGCCACTGTAGGACTGCCAGTTGGTGTTGGTCATGAAACTCACGGCCGTGTTGAAAGCCTGGGTCCATTCCATGTCCGGCAGTTGTTCGGTGTTGAGCGGCAGATGCCCTTGAAACAGAAGAATCGCAAACAACAGCACAAAGCCCGCCAGGTTGAACGCGAGCAAGGCCAGGGTGTATTTCTGCCAGCTCTGCTCAGCGCCGGGATCAACGCCTGCCAGCCGATAGCAACCCCGCTCCACGGGCCCGAGAATCGGAGAGAGCCAGGTACGCTGGCCCTCCATCACCCGGTAGTAAAAACGCCCCAGCAACGGTGCTGGAATCAGCACCAGGGCGAAAAAAGCGAGGATCAGCCCGAAATCATAACCGTGCATAGCCGCTCCTAGTTCCGATCCGCGCGCAACAGCGCAACCAGCAGGTAAATGAACAGCGCCACTGCCAACAGCAGCGACACCCCGTCCAGAACACTCATGGGATTTCTCCGTCGTACGGCGTCGTGCCGTGTGTGGAGTGATTGTCGGCACGGCGTGCGTAAAGGAACGAGATCGAGAGAGCGGTTGGGGGATAAAGAATCTGTAAAAAAACGGCTGAATCGATGGTTGGGCGGGCTTCTTCGCGAGCCAGCCCGCCGACTGCTCAGCGCAAGTCCAGTGTGGGAGCGGGCTTGCCCGCGAAGGCGGCACCATCAGCGCCAACGCCCTCAACTGGCGCACAACAGGGGCACATCAAGCAAGGAACATCCCCGATACGACAGGATTTCACCCGTTGCGACCGCCCCCGACACACTGGCACGCCCACTGCACTGCCTTCCCCAGCGCTTTTGCTATGGATCGAGGGGAGCCACCGATGAACACACAACTCAAACCCACGCTGGGCACCCTGCATTTATGGGGGATCGCCGTCGGGTTGGTGATATCCGGCGAGTATTTCGGCTGGAGCTACGGCTGGGGCGTGGCCGGAACACTGGGTTTTCTGGTGACGTCATTCATGGTCGCGGCCATGTACACCTGCTTCATCTTCAGCTTCACCGAACTGACCACGGCCATTCCCCATGCCGGCGGACCGTTTGCCTACAGCCGTCGTGCCTTCGGCGCGAAAGGCGGATTGATCGCCGGGCTGGCGACGCTGATCGAGTTCGTCTTCGCGCCGCCCGCCATTGCCTTGGCCATCGGGGCCTACCTGAACGTGCAATTCCCGGCCCTGGACCCCAAGCACGCGGCGGTTGGCGCCTACATCGTGTTCATGGGCCTGAACATCCTCGGGGTCAAGCTGGCCGCGACGTTCGAACTGATCGTCTGCGTCCTGGCGGTGGCCGAGTTGCTGGTGTTCATGGGCGTCGTGGCCCCGGCCTTCAGCTTCAGTCACTTCGCCTTGAACGGCTGGGCCGGCTCCGACGTATTCGGTGCCCCTGCCATTGCCGGAATGTTCGCCGCCATCCCGTTTGCCATCTGGTTCTTCCTGGCCATCGAAGGCGCGGCCATGGCGGCCGAAGAAGCCAGGGACCCGAAACGCACCATCCCCAAGGCCTACATCAGTGGCATCCTGACCCTGGTGGTGCTGGCGATGGGAGTGATGTTCTTCGCCGGCGGCGTCGGTGACTGGCGCACCCTGTCGAACATCAACGACCCGCTGCCACAGGCCATGAAAACCGTGGTCGGCGAAAGCTCCGGCTGGTTGCACATGCTGGTGTGGATCGGCCTGTTCGGCCTGGTGGCGAGTTTCCACGGCATCATCCTGGGCTACTCGCGGCAGTTCTTCGCCCTGGCGCGCGCCGGCTACCTGCCCGCCTCCCTGGCCAAGCTCTCACGCTTCCAGACGCCACACCGCGCCATCATCGCCGGAGGCCTGATCGGCATTGCCGCTATCTACAGCGACGGCCTGATCAACCTCGGCGGCATGACCCTGACCGCCGCGATGATCACCATGGCGGTGTTCGGTGCGATCGTCATGTACATCATGAGCATGCTCAGCCTGTTCAAACTGCGCAAAACCGAGCCCAACCTGGAGCGCACCTTCCGCGCGCCGGGCTACCCTCTCGTACCGGGAATCGCCCTGGTATTGGCGGTGGTATGCCTGGTGGCGATGGCCTGGTTCAATGCGCTGATCGGCCTGATCTTCGTCGCGTTCATGGCGGCGGGCTTCGTCTACTTCACCCTGACCGCACAACTGCGAGCGGCGGCTCCAGCCGATGCAATGCTGACCGGGCCTTGAGGTGAAGCCGGCCGAACGGGCGTAGTATGGAACCACTGCGAACGAGCTTCGCTCATAAGTGGTAGGCGCGGCAGATTGGCGAACAGACGCCCACTGGCCGCGCCCTCAAGGAGAGCCCTATGCCCTGGTATGCCTGGTTGATTCTGATTGTTGCAATCGGCTCGATCGTTGGTGGTCTGATGATGCTGCGCGACACCGCCAACAAGGTCGAGTTGACGGACGAACAACGCAAGCGTGTTGCCGAGCGCAACGCCGAGATGGACGCGAAGGAGGCCAAGGATCGTTGAGTGCTGGCTGCTGGCTGGCACAACACTGTGGAGTGCTGCCTGACACAAAACTTTTGTGGCGAGGGGATTTATCCCCGTTGGGCTGCGCAGCAGCCCCAAAACCTGTCACGCGGTCTATCTGATCGACTGGGTGGGTTTTAAAAGGGGCCGCTGCGCGCCCCAGCGGGGATAAATCCCCTCGCCACAGAAGGCCGCGTCCTGTCCGCCTACTGCGTTACTTCTCCCAATCCGCCCTGGCAATGTGCAAGCCATGCAACCCCTTGTACGCCGCCCGCTCAGGCTGGCTCCAGCCTTCCAACAATGCGTCGTCCAACCGATAGATCTCCACCCCCAGTGGCCGACAGACGCTCAATGGATCCTGCGCATCCGGCCCCCACATGGCCAGTGACAGGTCACCGCCCGGGCAGGTGGACAGGGCGCACAACAGATCAATTTCGGCAAAGAACTCCAGGTAATCGCCTTTCTGTGCCGGACAGGCCTTCATGAAGTACATGTCGTCATGGTTCAGCCCGGTGCACTGGAAGATATTCAGCACGTCGTGTACATCGAACTCGGTCAAGCCGTGGGGCAACACCGCGCGAGTCAGGTTCGAATGGCAGTGATGGTGGAAATCCTCGCCGGTCAGCATCTTGTTGACGTAAGGGTCGCAACGCGTGCCCAGCAGATCGTGCAACCGCCCCCCGTGCTCATCGATGCCATAACCGGCCAGGCTGTCGTCGGTGATGGTCACCAGCGGCCGCAGGAACGGCAAGTTCGACCACAAACGGTCGTGGGTACTGACATGGGCGCCCTGCAACTGCCGGGTACGCGCGGCCCACAATCGCTCCCGCGGGTCGTGGGCGTTCCAGACGTTGAAGTCGCCGACCTGCGGGCCC contains:
- a CDS encoding ethanolamin permease; its protein translation is MNTQLKPTLGTLHLWGIAVGLVISGEYFGWSYGWGVAGTLGFLVTSFMVAAMYTCFIFSFTELTTAIPHAGGPFAYSRRAFGAKGGLIAGLATLIEFVFAPPAIALAIGAYLNVQFPALDPKHAAVGAYIVFMGLNILGVKLAATFELIVCVLAVAELLVFMGVVAPAFSFSHFALNGWAGSDVFGAPAIAGMFAAIPFAIWFFLAIEGAAMAAEEARDPKRTIPKAYISGILTLVVLAMGVMFFAGGVGDWRTLSNINDPLPQAMKTVVGESSGWLHMLVWIGLFGLVASFHGIILGYSRQFFALARAGYLPASLAKLSRFQTPHRAIIAGGLIGIAAIYSDGLINLGGMTLTAAMITMAVFGAIVMYIMSMLSLFKLRKTEPNLERTFRAPGYPLVPGIALVLAVVCLVAMAWFNALIGLIFVAFMAAGFVYFTLTAQLRAAAPADAMLTGP